In Thermotomaculum hydrothermale, a single genomic region encodes these proteins:
- a CDS encoding efflux RND transporter permease subunit: MEKKHKFGLSGSIARYFIDSKLTPLIIIISLLMGIFAVLITPREEEPQIVVPMIDVMVMYPGASAKQVETKVTIPVENLMWEIPGVEYVYSTSAPNFSLTTVRFYVGEDAERSLVKVLQKLQSNYDKIPPGISFPLVREFSIDDVPQVALTLYSDKYDHYQLRRLATEVAEKIKRIKDVSRIDIIGGTPRTFRVILDPVKMKVKNISPLQIADMLMKRHWNLPAGEIQTDNKSFVVETGYFIQKIEDLENLVVGVYMGKPVFLKDVAKIVDGPKEIDNYVFFGVGPSAEKRDIDKYNKYLYPAVTISIAKRKGSNSVVIAHEVKKMVKELKGYIIPKDVHVAVTRDYGETAQDKSNELIEHVIIATVAVAIFMGFALGIKEAIVVLIAVPVTLALTLFASYFFGYTLNRVSLFALIFAIGILVDDAIVVVENIHRHFVINRGKGNLKEIAAFAVDEVGNPTILATFTVIAALLPLAFVTGMMGPYMRPIPINASAAMLFSLLVAFIVSPWLAYRLLKGEKFSEDEVKEETGGKLYSYYKKFMYLLVDDGKKAFFFIMFVVFLLSGSIYLFLAKKTIVKMLPYDNKAELQIIIDMPEGTTLENTTTVAREIGDYLRTVPEVSDFEIYAGTAAPFNFNGLVRHYFLRRGENVADIQVNFVNKHKRKKKSHDLAKEIRGPVQKIAKKYGANVKITEIPPGPPVLSTLLAEIYGPDYNKQIEIARKIKKIFEETDGVVDVDWYVQDPQVKYELVPDPVKAAYNGITVEQIAKTLALVQYGMDLGLADVPREMENVCINVRLPRKDRTSIKDLTDIYVHAKDGRMVPLSELVKVKKTVADTWIYHKNLMPVVYVTGEVSGKEESPVYAILKMKKKIEKLDIGTGYKLNQRFTDLPFVDKKYEMKWDGEWHITYEVFRDMGIAFAAVMVLIYILVVGWFRSFITPLIIMSPIPLTLVGIVPGHWITGKFFTATSMIGFIALAGIIVRNSILLIDFTELRLEHGEPLREAVVDAGVVRFRPIVLTAMALVVDALVIIMDPIFEGLAISLMFGVIVSTILTLFVIPVLYYYTSKVIPLKKFEEEDSYDS, from the coding sequence ATGGAAAAAAAACATAAATTCGGGCTTTCAGGCTCTATAGCAAGGTACTTTATAGATTCAAAACTAACTCCCTTGATTATTATAATCTCTCTTTTAATGGGAATTTTTGCCGTCTTAATTACACCAAGGGAGGAAGAACCTCAAATTGTTGTTCCAATGATTGATGTAATGGTAATGTACCCCGGGGCATCTGCCAAACAGGTTGAAACAAAGGTTACAATACCAGTTGAAAATTTAATGTGGGAAATCCCAGGAGTTGAGTATGTTTATTCTACTTCAGCACCAAATTTCTCACTCACAACAGTTAGATTTTATGTTGGAGAAGATGCTGAAAGGTCACTTGTAAAAGTTCTGCAAAAGCTTCAGTCTAACTATGACAAAATTCCACCTGGTATTTCATTTCCTCTTGTAAGGGAGTTTTCTATTGATGATGTTCCACAGGTTGCGTTAACCCTTTATTCAGATAAATACGACCATTACCAATTAAGAAGGCTTGCCACAGAAGTTGCAGAAAAGATAAAAAGAATTAAGGATGTTTCCAGAATTGATATTATAGGGGGAACCCCCAGAACATTCAGGGTAATTCTTGACCCTGTAAAAATGAAGGTAAAAAATATTTCCCCATTGCAAATTGCTGATATGTTAATGAAAAGGCACTGGAATTTACCTGCCGGAGAAATTCAGACAGATAATAAATCCTTTGTTGTGGAAACTGGATATTTTATCCAGAAAATAGAGGACTTAGAAAACTTAGTTGTTGGCGTTTATATGGGAAAACCTGTATTCCTTAAAGATGTTGCAAAAATTGTTGATGGGCCAAAGGAAATTGACAACTATGTTTTCTTTGGCGTTGGGCCAAGTGCTGAAAAAAGGGATATAGATAAGTATAATAAATACCTCTACCCTGCTGTAACAATTTCAATTGCTAAACGAAAAGGAAGTAATTCAGTTGTTATAGCACATGAAGTAAAAAAGATGGTTAAAGAATTAAAGGGGTATATTATTCCTAAAGATGTGCATGTTGCCGTCACAAGGGATTACGGAGAAACTGCCCAGGATAAATCAAACGAGTTAATTGAGCATGTAATTATTGCAACTGTTGCTGTTGCTATATTTATGGGTTTTGCATTAGGTATAAAAGAGGCAATTGTTGTTTTAATTGCAGTACCTGTTACCTTAGCATTAACTTTGTTTGCATCCTACTTCTTTGGATATACCTTAAACAGGGTGTCTCTTTTTGCTTTAATCTTTGCGATTGGAATCCTTGTTGACGATGCTATTGTTGTTGTGGAAAACATCCACAGGCACTTTGTAATCAATAGAGGTAAAGGTAACTTAAAAGAAATTGCGGCATTTGCTGTTGACGAGGTGGGAAACCCTACAATTCTTGCAACATTTACAGTAATTGCAGCACTACTACCTCTTGCATTTGTAACAGGAATGATGGGGCCTTATATGAGGCCTATTCCTATAAATGCTTCTGCTGCAATGCTTTTTTCACTTTTAGTTGCATTTATAGTTTCCCCCTGGCTTGCTTACAGGCTGCTTAAAGGAGAAAAATTTAGCGAGGATGAGGTTAAAGAAGAGACTGGTGGGAAACTATATAGCTATTATAAAAAATTTATGTACTTATTAGTAGACGATGGGAAAAAGGCTTTCTTCTTTATCATGTTTGTTGTGTTTTTATTGTCAGGCTCTATTTACCTTTTTCTTGCAAAAAAGACAATTGTTAAAATGCTCCCCTATGACAACAAGGCTGAACTTCAGATAATAATTGATATGCCGGAAGGCACCACTCTGGAAAATACCACAACAGTTGCAAGGGAAATAGGGGATTATTTAAGAACTGTTCCTGAAGTATCAGACTTTGAGATTTATGCAGGAACTGCTGCCCCCTTTAACTTCAATGGGCTCGTAAGACATTACTTTTTAAGAAGAGGGGAAAATGTAGCAGATATTCAGGTTAATTTCGTAAACAAACATAAAAGAAAGAAAAAATCCCATGATTTAGCTAAAGAGATAAGAGGTCCAGTTCAAAAAATTGCAAAAAAATATGGAGCAAATGTAAAGATAACTGAAATTCCACCGGGACCTCCTGTGCTTTCAACACTTTTGGCAGAAATTTATGGACCAGATTACAACAAACAGATTGAGATAGCAAGAAAGATTAAAAAAATTTTTGAAGAAACAGATGGAGTTGTTGATGTTGACTGGTATGTTCAGGACCCGCAGGTAAAATATGAACTTGTGCCTGACCCGGTAAAAGCAGCATACAATGGAATTACTGTGGAACAGATTGCTAAAACCCTTGCATTGGTTCAGTATGGGATGGATTTAGGATTGGCTGATGTTCCAAGGGAAATGGAAAATGTTTGTATAAATGTCAGATTGCCAAGGAAAGACAGGACTTCAATTAAAGACCTAACAGATATTTATGTTCATGCTAAAGACGGCAGAATGGTTCCTTTATCTGAACTTGTAAAAGTTAAAAAGACTGTTGCAGATACCTGGATTTACCATAAAAACCTAATGCCTGTTGTCTATGTCACAGGCGAGGTTTCAGGAAAGGAAGAATCTCCTGTTTACGCAATACTAAAAATGAAGAAAAAAATAGAAAAACTTGATATAGGAACTGGTTACAAACTGAACCAAAGATTTACCGACTTACCGTTTGTGGACAAAAAGTATGAAATGAAATGGGATGGAGAATGGCACATAACCTATGAGGTATTCAGGGATATGGGAATAGCCTTTGCAGCGGTTATGGTACTTATATACATCCTTGTTGTGGGATGGTTTAGATCATTTATAACGCCATTAATCATTATGTCCCCTATTCCTTTAACCCTTGTGGGAATTGTGCCAGGCCACTGGATAACTGGCAAATTTTTCACCGCAACTTCAATGATAGGTTTTATTGCACTTGCTGGAATTATTGTAAGAAACTCTATACTTCTTATTGATTTTACTGAATTAAGGCTTGAACATGGAGAACCTTTAAGAGAGGCTGTTGTTGACGCTGGAGTGGTAAGGTTCAGGCCTATTGTTTTAACTGCTATGGCACTTGTTGTGGATGCTCTTGTAATCATTATGGATCCAATTTTTGAAGGGCTGGCTATCTCTCTTATGTTTGGAGTTATTGTATCTACAATTTTAACCCTATTTGTAATACCTGTTTTATACTATTACACTTCAAAGGTTATTCCTTTGAAAAAATTTGAAGAGGAGGATTCATATGACAGTTAA
- a CDS encoding YgaP family membrane protein → MTVNRALRLVAGIFILVSVLLAVYVNKNWWWFTAFIGVNLIQSAFTNWCPMMTILKKIGLKDDSC, encoded by the coding sequence ATGACAGTTAACAGAGCGCTAAGGTTGGTTGCAGGCATTTTTATCCTTGTTTCTGTTTTACTGGCTGTTTATGTTAACAAAAATTGGTGGTGGTTTACCGCTTTTATTGGAGTAAACCTTATTCAATCTGCATTTACTAATTGGTGCCCTATGATGACAATATTAAAAAAAATAGGGTTAAAAGACGACTCCTGTTAA
- a CDS encoding DUF3467 domain-containing protein, whose amino-acid sequence MSDNKPNNPHQIQLQIDDKVAEGIYVNSANVMFNKGEFVIDFIRVTPPPGKPKVMSRVIMSPIQMKAFLKALENNVEKYENQHGKIILDEKDKKVGFDR is encoded by the coding sequence ATGTCAGACAATAAACCAAACAACCCTCATCAGATTCAGTTGCAGATAGATGATAAGGTTGCTGAAGGGATTTATGTAAACAGCGCAAATGTAATGTTTAACAAAGGGGAATTTGTAATTGATTTTATAAGGGTAACCCCACCTCCCGGAAAACCTAAGGTTATGTCAAGGGTTATTATGTCCCCCATTCAAATGAAAGCATTTTTAAAGGCACTGGAAAACAATGTTGAAAAATACGAAAATCAGCATGGGAAAATAATTCTTGACGAAAAAGACAAAAAGGTCGGGTTTGACAGGTAA
- a CDS encoding Maf family protein produces the protein MFVLASKSPRRLELLKTIIPDLEVIHPEVDETSIKSKNPANLVMKLSQAKGRFVLKKHNKENVIAADTVVVLDNEILEKPKDREDAKNILRKLSGKTHKVITGVSVFIKDFCFSFYDETQVEFYELTDEEIEWYISTNEPMDKAGAYGIQGHGKIFIRSIKGDYFNVVGFPIAKFYQKLKKNKINLPFLKKD, from the coding sequence ATGTTTGTCCTTGCATCAAAATCACCAAGAAGGCTTGAGTTACTTAAAACAATAATACCTGATTTAGAAGTAATACACCCGGAAGTTGATGAGACTTCTATTAAGTCTAAAAACCCTGCAAACCTTGTAATGAAGCTGTCTCAAGCAAAAGGAAGGTTTGTATTAAAAAAACACAATAAAGAAAATGTAATTGCTGCCGATACTGTAGTTGTACTTGATAATGAAATTTTGGAAAAACCAAAAGACAGGGAAGATGCTAAGAATATTCTCAGAAAACTATCTGGTAAAACACATAAGGTAATTACAGGCGTATCAGTTTTTATAAAAGACTTCTGTTTCTCTTTTTACGATGAAACGCAGGTCGAATTTTACGAATTAACTGATGAAGAAATTGAATGGTATATCTCCACAAACGAACCTATGGACAAAGCAGGAGCTTACGGAATTCAGGGACACGGAAAAATATTTATAAGATCAATAAAAGGGGACTATTTTAATGTTGTCGGTTTTCCAATTGCAAAATTCTATCAAAAGTTAAAGAAAAATAAAATTAATTTGCCCTTTCTAAAAAAAGATTAA
- a CDS encoding HU family DNA-binding protein — MVKNDIVKKIVESTGISTAEANEAVNIMISSIKDAILKGERVEFRGFGIFYLRNKKLGVGRNPKTGEVIKIKEGKSIKFKPGKQLKNI; from the coding sequence ATGGTTAAGAATGATATTGTAAAAAAGATTGTAGAATCAACCGGTATTTCTACAGCTGAGGCAAATGAGGCTGTAAACATCATGATTTCTTCTATTAAAGATGCAATTTTGAAGGGAGAAAGGGTAGAGTTTAGAGGGTTTGGCATTTTTTATTTAAGAAACAAAAAGTTAGGGGTTGGTAGAAATCCTAAAACAGGCGAAGTGATTAAAATTAAAGAAGGCAAATCAATCAAGTTCAAACCAGGTAAACAATTAAAAAATATTTAA